Proteins found in one Anopheles aquasalis chromosome 3, idAnoAquaMG_Q_19, whole genome shotgun sequence genomic segment:
- the LOC126578605 gene encoding patronin isoform X16: MDAQQQQQPASRSAYDMETQESRFAKQKASVKWLLSKAYNNRVPEILKDPFYRDHDGQDHLKPQIVVGLGNASIYCQVLSNIYSDPNYQSLNHWSILQTLSRKGVPVNESPDQPLTETVLIQTNPLRINAHMAVIESLMVLYAKEVASSGRICSALERISGRSSVSAPGVQHHEPALLSWISHVIGALKKRIDYEVAANGGSGAVDEYGQRHQSPDVPPVRDFRELCDGVCLAYLISYYCPKLVPWHSVKFNHVPTIEDSIHNILIVSNFSERSLPYSVFHMSPEDITYMRGSMKPNLVVLLADLFNLFEIHPAKCVCYPGMEQQPTVNRSPSASTLRKHISSRETPEQHQPHQLYQQQQPQLQQHHHQYQQQQQSSSPYQADPDEGFVVHRSKGVPTLSSMHEPLVPARIRQAKEKTNNDSKAEERGDSIPAGRPSNWEESRKPSFSGRRSRRNSFSDDSQLTIENFGGSQDQLNTVGRFERERKISNTSLTSIEQVVPTRSSLADARGSIQFGYDTDSGNEKQDRDTEKLPGGSSGSGTLRRHNSTTLHSTSGPSDSFARASSSSVERDAVDGDGGSSSMASVSGMAAAAAAVQADVELTPRRKTSFAALPNNTTTWQQQAISVQKMDDVDDNQPMEDASKISTIKLKLEEKRRLIEQEKRRIESAWSKQLQTVGKQAFLQAINKSKSGSNVPGEAESTSKESNDGATVVEDDDVVVEKAERPCSLKDLDDHSSSKYEQKWSAQIIEPKKTPDLENMDLEQYQQSISKMNNNLHDIQADIQRLTHQQNQIQAQTLQAQQLLHAQQIANLLNQQYGSQQSIPASTYRPMNTQLFGSSPHLPQQQSSPINYGMRPPSRDPYHSPHTMQYVNDQGQYIQQNQQMQQQQNYGPSHHQLPHHPSNGSHLVYSREQSQTQLITGDQNGHYRTLNKESHQYSSNPYLNMEHHHAQQQQQFYHQDTNHYRDPYHQQQQPQQQQQQQQPEVQSTHGGQFFLHDNSSTPPQPTQRRTWAQSAVAAGVGAGGSPIIAGLASNSMVDVNAWNHGPKAGGGMGGYNKSPAPSGGFSLHHNGDGDSGYGGGRVGSGGSGGSQQSFQNLFEVHHPHHMGQSAASPQHSKVRNQISQMMISNGNSPSSGGPMHGGNGSGGGVAHDYRDNRSMPLSPPIDDMAPQSISFIGDEDTGDVEINTSKSGGAVNDSFGLRQQQQQLDALYGGMKGTAGHRNSVGGATAQDLDKHLSKLNITSGNRTYRIPSPTRPSLNSNSFHDPQEDVNEKGFYISFDNEQPKRPKPPLRTKRSPKKDKPLAGGEPTESEKRRDSLINDKPSTRVETNATNFGTFSVKTANSFSSNFNEEHNAAHVRKSIIADSSGASPFEPVVHKMNVVGSSSAGPPQQTTMMMHQMMDGGGDRRHMLEDSIIMNNNNNNGHYSSHNNSSDGYSSESDRKAKIVIDVATDQTSVDEMERKKEKIMLLSLQRRQQAEEAKARKEIEAMQRREKEREKEEERARKKEEQFARRQAILEAHKIKKAIEEAEREGKTIDRELQIKHQQYQQQLHQTAHSSTPTPAAKMRTQKLSRPRPKTIHVESGSVDLSEASSLSSRGKKGSNSNLTGLGMHSASNTIRRDYYRGSQDSLAIRESPDEYPSSSSTPIGRRGSYKTGREPATIERGRTLSRISLAKGANFRGRKSNSLMNLCDSDSGLGRATPPRRAPSPGMGPSSRHLPSPSGPGSLPPGLITKRRGFDDGSSDISSNASSMMDYSAGPRLYKQPATKSNRGIILNAVEYCVFPGAVNRDAKQKVLEKIARSEAKHFLVLFRDAGCQFRALYGYWPENEQIIKLYGTGPSQVDDVMFDKFFKYNSGAKCFTQVHTKHLTVTIDAFTIHNSLWQGKKANLPSKKDMALVI, translated from the exons GCCAAACAGAAAGCGTCCGTCAAGTGGCTGCTATCGAAAGCGTATAACAATCGTGTGCCAGAGATACTGAAGGATCCGTTCTACCGGGATCACGATGGGCAGGATCACCTGAAGCCGCAGATCGTGGTCGGGCTCGGTAACGCATCGATCTACTGTCAGGTGCTGAGTAACATCTACTCGGACCCGAACTATCAGAGCCTGAACCACTGGTCGATCCTGCAGACACTCTCCCGGAAGGGGGTCCCGGTGAACGAGTCACCGGATCAGCCACTCACCGAGACGGTGCTGATACAGACGAATCCTCTTAGAATT AATGCACATATGGCTGTGATAGAGTCGCTGATGGTGTTGTACGCTAAGGAGGTGGCTTCCAGTGGAAGAATTTGCAGTGCTTTAGAAAG AATATCGGGCCGAAGCAGTGTCTCGGCGCCGGGCGTTCAGCATCATGAACCGGCCTTACTGAGTTGGATTTCGCATGTGATCGGTGCGCTGAAGAAGCGCATCGACTACGAGGTggcggccaacggtggcagtggagcTGTAGATGAATAC GGTCAACGGCATCAAAGTCCGGACGTTCCACCTGTACGGGATTTTCGTGAACTGTGCGACGGTGTTTGTTTGGCTTATCTAATCTCATACTACTGTCCCAAACTAGTTCCTTGGCATAGCGTTAAATTCAACCACGTACCAACCATTGAG GATTCTATTCACAATATCTTGATAGTTAGTAACTTTTCCGAGCGAAGTTTGCCATACAGTGTGTTTCACATGTCACCCGAGGACATCACCTACATGCGAGG TTCAATGAAACCGAATCTGgtcgtgctgctggctgatTTGTTCAATCTTTTCGAAATCCATCCGGCCAAATGTGTCTGCTATCCGGGCatggagcagcagcccacAG TCAATCGGTCACCATCGGCCAGCACACTCAGGAAGCATATTTCGAGTCGGGAAACGCCGGAGCAACATCAGCCGCATCAgctgtaccagcagcagcagccacagctgcagcaacaccaccaccagtatcaacagcaacaacaatcatcatcaccctaTCAAGCGGATCCTGATGAAG GATTCGTGGTGCACAGAAGTAAAGGAGTGCCAACGTTATCATCGATGCATGAGCCACTGGTACCGGCCAGGATAAGGCAAGCGAAGGAGAAAACCAACAACGATTCCAAAGCGGAAGAACGAG GTGATAGCATCCCCGCTGGTCGGCCGAGCAACTGGGAAGAATCGCGCAAACCCAGCTTCTCAG GGCGACGGTCTCGCAGGAATTCCTTCAGCGATGATTCTCAGCTAACGATCGAGAACTTTGGTGGATCACAAGATCAACTCAATACGGTTGGACGGTTTGAACGAGAGCGCAAGATCTCCAATACGAGCCTGACGTCGATCGAACAGGTCGTTCCGACGCGATCCTCCCTTGCCGATGCCCGCGGATCGATTCAGTTCGGGTACGATACGGATTCGGGCAATGAGAAGCAGGATCGTGATACGGAGAAGCTTCCGGGAGGAAGCAGTGGTAGCGGCACGTTGCGTCGTCACAACAGTACCACCCTACATTCCACCAGTGGGCCAAGCGACAGTTTTGCTCGAGCCAGTAGCAGCTCCGTCGAACgggatgctgttgatggtgatggcggtagCTCTTCGATGGCCAGCGTAAGCGGGATGGCcgcggcagctgctgcggtTCAGGCGGATGTGGAACTAACGCCCCGTCGCAAAACCTCTTTCGCTGCCCTaccaaacaacaccaccacctggcaGCAACAAGCCATCAGCGTCCAGAAAATGGATGATGTTG ATGACAATCAGCCAATGGAAGATGCGTCCAAAATATCCACCATCAAGTTAAAGCTGGAGGAAAAGCGGCGTCTTATAGAGCAGGAAAAGCGTCGCATTGAATCGGCTTGGTCGAAGCAGTTGCAAACGGTTGGCAAACAGGCTTTCTTACAGGCTATTAACAAG AGCAAAAGCGGCAGCAATGTGCCGGGTGAGGCGGAATCCACCTCGAAAGAATCGAATGACGGGGCTACGGTAgtagaggatgatgatgttgtagTAGAAAAGGCGGAACGGCCCTGCTCGCTCAAG GATTTGGATGatcatagcagcagcaagtatgAGCAGAAGTGGAGTGCACAAATAATCGAACCGAAGAAGACTCCCGATTTGGAGAACATGGACCTGGAGCAGTATCAA CAAAGCATTTCGAAAATGAACAACAATTTGCACGATATTCAGGCGGACATACAGCGTCTTACCCATCAGCAGAATCAAATTCAAGCTCAAACGCTGCAGGCCCAGCAGTTACTGCATGCGCAGCAGATAGCCAATCTGCTCAATCAG CAATATGGTTCCCAGCAGAGCATCCCGGCATCGACGTATCGTCCGATGAACACCCAGCTGTTCGGCTCTAGTCCTCATCTACCGCAACAGCAATCGTCGCCGATCAACTACGGTATGCGGCCACCTAGTCGTGATCCCTACCATTCACCGCACACGATGCAATATGTGAACGATCAGGGACAGTACATtcagcagaaccagcagatgcagcaacagcaaaactaCGGTCCGAGCCATCATCAACTACCGCATCATCCCAGTAACGGTAGCCATCTGGTCTATAGCCGTGAACAGAGCCAAACCCAGCTGATTACGGGCGATCAAAATGGACATTATCGTACGCTGAACAAGGAAAGCCACCAATACTCATCGAATCCCTACCTGAATATGGAACACCAccacgcacagcagcagcagcagttctaTCACCAGGACACGAATCACTACCGGGATCcgtatcaccagcagcaacaaccgcaacaacaacaacaacaacaacaaccggaagTACAGTCAACTCACGGTGGACAGTTCTTTCTGCACGACAACAGTTCTACACCGCCGCAGCCGACGCAACGTCGTACCTGGGCACAGTCGGCAGTGGCggccggtgttggtgctggtggatcaCCGATAATAGCTGGCCTGGCGTCCAACAGTATGGTGGATGTAAATGCCTGGAATCATGGTCCAaaagctggtggtggaatgggagGATATAACAAGTCACCCGCTCCAAGTGGTGGGTTCTCGCTGCATCACAACGGCGATGGTGATAGTGGGTACGGTGGCGGTCGTGTAGgaagtggtggcagtggtggtagtCAGCAGTCATTCCAAAACCTGTTCGAGGtacatcatccgcatcatatGGGTCAGTCGGCGGCTAGTCCGCAGCACAGCAAGGTGCGCAATCAAATCTCCCAAATGATgatcagcaacggcaacagtcCGTCCAGTGGGGGACCGATGCACGGTGGtaatggtagtggtggaggtGTAGCACACGACTACCGTGACAACCGCAGTATGCCGCTGTCGCCACCCATCGATGATATGGCACCGCAGAGCATTTCCTTCATCGGTGACGAGGATACGGGTGACGTCGAGATCAACACTTCGAAGAGCGGCGGAGCGGTGAACGATAGTTTCGGcttacggcagcagcaacaacagctcgaTGCACTGTACGGTGGCATGAAGGGAACGGCTGGCCATCGCAACAGTGTCGGTGGTGCAACGGCACAGGATCTTGACAAGCATCTCAGCAAACTGAACATAACTAGTGGCAACCGTACTTATAGAATACCGTCGCCTACGCGACCGAGTCTCAATTCGAACAGTTTCCAT GACCCACAGGAGGATGTTAATGAGAAAGGGTTCTATATCTCTTTCGACAATGAGCAACCGAAAAGACCGAAGCCACCGTTGCGGACGAAACGGTCGCCAAAGAAGGATAAACCGCTGGCCGGCGGTGAGCCAACGGAAAGTGAGAAGCGCCGGGACAGCCTGATAAATGATAAGCCATCGACGAGAG TAGAAACCAATGCCACCAATTTCGGAACGTTCAGTGTCAAGACGGCGAACAGTTTTTCGAGCAACTTTAACGAGGAGCACAACGCGGCGCACGTGCGGAAGAGCATCATCGCGGACAGCAGTGGCGCTTCACCCTTCGAACCGGTCGTGCACAAGATGAATGTCGTTGGTAGCTCATCGGCAGGGCCGCCTCAGcagaccacgatgatgatgcatcagatgatggatggtggcggtgatcgGCGTCATATGCTGGAGGATAGTATCAtaatgaacaacaacaacaacaatggccactACAGCagtcacaacaacagcagtgaTGGGTACAGCAGTGAATCGGATCGAAAGGCAAAGATTGTGATCGACGTTGCGACCGATCAG ACTTCCGTCGATGAAATGGAGCGCAAGAAGGAGAAAATTATGCTCCTTTCGCTACAGCGACGACAGCAGGCCGAGGAAGCGAAGGCACGGAAAGAGATCGAAGCAATGCAGCGGCGGGAAAAGGAgcgcgagaaggaggaagaaagggCGCGCAAGAAGGAAGAACAGTTTGCCCGCCGGCAAGCCATCCTGGAAGCGCATAAAATTAAGAAAGCTATCGAGGAAGCGGAGAGAGAA GGAAAGACAATCGATCGTGAGCTACAGAtcaagcaccagcagtatcagcagcagctgcatcaaACGGCACACTCATCGACGCCCACACCGGCGGCCAAAATGCGAACGCAGAAGCTGAGCCGACCGCGACCGAAAACGATTCACGTCGAGTCCGGTTCGGTCGATCTTAGCGAAGCGTCGAGTCTGAGTAGCCGAGGAAAGAAGGGATCTAACTCGAATCTAACCG GTCTCGGAATGCACAGTGCCTCGAACACGATCCGCCGAGACTACTATAGAGGATCACAGGATTCGCTGGCAATCAGAG AATCACCGGACGAGTATCCTAGCAGTAGCTCAACGCCCATCGGTCGCCGTGGATCCTACAAAACCGGAAGAG AACCGGCCACAATCGAACGGGGTCGTACACTGTCGCGTATCTCCCTAGCGAAAGGTGCCAATTTCCGGGGACGTAAATCGAATTCCCTGATGAACCTCTGCG ACTCTGACTCCGGACTGGGGCGAGCCACGCCGCCGCGGCGAGCACCGTCGCCCGGGATGGGCCCGTCAAGCCGTCACCTGCCTTCACCGTCCGGACCGGGCTCGTTGCCGCCCGGTTTGATCACGAAACGCCGCGGTTTTGACGACGGTTCCAGCGACATTTCGTCCAATGCCAGCTCCATGATGGATTATAGTG CAGGACCGAGACTGTACAAACAGCCAGCAACGAAGTCGAACCGGGGCATCATACTGAATGCCGTCGAATACTGTGTCTTCCCGGGTGCGGTGAACCGCGATGCCAAGCAGAAGGTACTGGAAAAGATTGCCCGCTCGGAAGCGAAGCACTTCCTGGTGTTGTTCCGCGATGCGGGATGCCAGTTTCGGGCCCTGTACGGCTACTGGCCGGAAAACGAGCAGATCATCAAGCTGTACGGTACCGGACCGAGCCAGGTCGATGATGTGATGTTCGACAAGTTCTTCAA ATACAACTCGGGTGCGAAATGTTTCACCCAAGTGCACACCAAACACCTCACCGTCACGATCGATGCGTTCACGATACACAACTCGCTGTGGCAGGGCAAGAAGGCCAATCTGCCGAGCAAAAAGGATATGGCGCTGGTGATTTGA